Proteins found in one Nocardia brasiliensis ATCC 700358 genomic segment:
- a CDS encoding TIGR03086 family metal-binding protein, giving the protein MSEAAERFRVTSAGFLARIMAVRADQWDSATPCPRWTVRDVVGHVINEQRRTLAQVRGTEPRPLHGIGVAEMGALPELAADADPAAAWKHVGDGLAAAIDDPACLAAEIPTFQGPRPFREIVDILPEDVLIHTWDVARGIGGDERLAPDVVAFVHEHLLPMDEALRQPWAFGPKVTAPADADPQTEFLCFVGRRP; this is encoded by the coding sequence ATGTCGGAAGCTGCTGAGCGGTTCCGGGTGACCAGTGCGGGATTTCTGGCCCGGATCATGGCGGTGCGCGCGGACCAGTGGGACAGCGCGACACCATGCCCGCGGTGGACCGTGCGGGATGTCGTCGGGCACGTGATCAACGAACAGCGCCGGACATTGGCGCAGGTGCGCGGAACCGAGCCCCGGCCGCTGCACGGGATCGGGGTCGCCGAGATGGGCGCGCTGCCCGAGCTGGCGGCGGATGCCGATCCGGCCGCGGCCTGGAAACACGTCGGGGACGGGCTGGCCGCGGCCATCGACGATCCCGCGTGCCTGGCCGCCGAGATCCCGACGTTCCAGGGGCCCAGGCCTTTTCGGGAGATCGTCGACATCCTGCCCGAGGACGTGCTGATCCATACCTGGGATGTGGCCCGCGGCATCGGCGGCGACGAGCGGCTCGCCCCCGACGTGGTCGCGTTCGTGCACGAGCACCTGCTGCCGATGGACGAGGCGTTGCGGCAGCCGTGGGCGTTCGGACCTAAGGTGACTGCACCGGCGGACGCGGACCCGCAGACCGAGTTCCTGTGTTTCGTCGGACGACGCCCATAG
- a CDS encoding metal-sulfur cluster assembly factor, which translates to MTETPASETAAEQLSDEDIKRLEDLEEAMRDVVDPELGINVVDLGLVYGLAVQDEVAILDMTLTSAACPLTDVIEDQSRNALVRSGLVEDLKINWVWMPPWGPDKITEDGREQLRALGFTV; encoded by the coding sequence ATGACTGAAACACCCGCATCGGAAACCGCCGCCGAGCAGCTGTCCGACGAGGACATCAAGCGGCTCGAGGATCTCGAGGAGGCGATGCGTGACGTCGTCGACCCCGAACTCGGCATCAACGTCGTCGATCTCGGCCTGGTCTACGGCTTGGCCGTGCAGGACGAGGTCGCGATCCTCGACATGACGCTGACGTCCGCGGCCTGCCCGCTGACCGATGTCATCGAGGACCAGTCGCGTAACGCCCTCGTCCGTAGCGGCCTGGTCGAGGACCTCAAGATCAATTGGGTCTGGATGCCGCCGTGGGGCCCGGACAAGATCACCGAGGACGGCCGCGAACAGCTGCGCGCTCTCGGCTTCACTGTCTGA
- the sufU gene encoding Fe-S cluster assembly sulfur transfer protein SufU, whose product MRMEQMYQEVILDHYKHPHHRGLREPYGAEVHHVNPTCGDEVTLRVQLDDNGDVADVSYDGQGCSISQAATSILTDQVIGLPVQQALKVVDSYSEMISSRGTIEGDEDVIGDGVALVGVSKYPARVKCALLGWMAFKDAVIRIAPEQTTSTNGAGND is encoded by the coding sequence ATGCGCATGGAGCAGATGTACCAGGAAGTGATCCTGGACCACTACAAGCACCCGCATCACCGCGGGCTGCGGGAGCCGTACGGTGCCGAGGTGCACCACGTGAACCCGACCTGCGGTGACGAGGTGACCCTGCGCGTCCAGCTCGACGACAACGGGGACGTCGCCGACGTCTCCTACGACGGGCAGGGCTGCTCGATCAGTCAGGCCGCCACCTCGATCCTCACCGATCAGGTCATCGGCCTGCCCGTGCAGCAGGCGTTGAAGGTCGTCGACTCCTACAGCGAGATGATCTCCAGCCGTGGCACCATCGAGGGTGACGAGGATGTCATCGGCGACGGCGTCGCACTGGTCGGTGTGTCGAAGTACCCGGCCCGGGTGAAGTGCGCGCTGCTCGGCTGGATGGCGTTCAAGGACGCGGTGATCCGGATCGCGCCCGAGCAAACCACGTCCACGAATGGGGCCGGCAATGACTGA
- a CDS encoding cysteine desulfurase — MTATVPALDVARIRADFPILSRTVRDGKPLVYLDSGATSQRPLAVLDAEREFLTTHNAAVHRGAHQLAEEATDAYEDARAAIGRFVGVDADEIVFTKNATESLNLVTYSFADDRFPYRVGPGDEIVITELEHHANLVPWQELARRTGATLKWYGVTDDGRIDLDSLELSPATKVVAFTHQSNVTGAITDVAEIVRRAKAVGALTVLDACQSVPHMPVDFRALDVDFAAFSGHKMFGPSGVGVLYGRRAILAETPPFITGGSMIETVTMEATTYAAPPQRFEAGVPMTSQVVGLGAAVRYLEALGMEAVAAHEHSLVEAALAGLGAIEGVRIIGPTDTVARGGAVSFVVDGIHAHDVGQILDDEGVAVRVGHHCAWPLMRRLGVPATARASFAAYNTLDEVDALVAAVRKAQQFFGVA; from the coding sequence ATGACCGCCACGGTCCCCGCACTCGACGTGGCCCGCATCCGGGCCGACTTCCCGATCCTGAGCCGTACGGTCCGGGACGGGAAACCGTTGGTGTACTTGGACTCCGGCGCGACCTCGCAGCGGCCGCTCGCCGTGCTCGACGCGGAACGCGAGTTCCTCACCACGCACAACGCGGCGGTGCACCGCGGCGCGCATCAGCTCGCCGAGGAGGCGACCGACGCCTACGAGGACGCGCGCGCCGCCATCGGCCGGTTCGTCGGCGTGGACGCCGACGAGATCGTGTTCACCAAGAACGCGACCGAATCGCTCAACCTGGTGACCTACTCGTTCGCCGACGACCGGTTCCCGTACCGTGTCGGCCCCGGCGACGAGATCGTCATCACCGAGCTCGAGCACCACGCGAATCTCGTTCCGTGGCAAGAGCTCGCGCGCCGCACCGGTGCGACGCTGAAGTGGTACGGCGTGACCGACGACGGCCGGATCGACCTCGATTCGCTCGAATTGTCGCCCGCCACCAAGGTGGTCGCGTTCACGCACCAGTCCAACGTGACCGGTGCGATCACCGATGTCGCCGAAATCGTCCGGCGCGCAAAGGCGGTCGGCGCGCTGACCGTGCTCGACGCGTGCCAGTCGGTGCCGCACATGCCGGTCGACTTCCGTGCGCTCGACGTCGATTTCGCCGCGTTCTCCGGGCACAAGATGTTCGGTCCGTCCGGTGTCGGCGTGCTGTACGGCCGTCGCGCGATCCTCGCGGAGACACCGCCGTTCATCACCGGCGGTTCGATGATCGAGACCGTCACCATGGAGGCCACCACCTACGCGGCGCCGCCGCAGCGGTTCGAGGCCGGTGTGCCGATGACCTCGCAGGTCGTCGGATTGGGCGCCGCCGTGCGGTATCTCGAAGCGCTCGGCATGGAAGCCGTTGCGGCGCATGAGCATTCGCTGGTCGAGGCAGCGCTGGCCGGGCTCGGTGCGATCGAGGGTGTGCGCATCATCGGCCCCACCGACACGGTCGCTCGCGGCGGTGCGGTCTCGTTCGTGGTGGACGGCATCCACGCGCACGACGTGGGCCAGATCCTCGACGACGAAGGTGTCGCGGTGCGGGTCGGCCATCACTGCGCGTGGCCGTTGATGCGCCGCCTCGGGGTTCCCGCCACGGCGCGGGCCTCGTTCGCCGCGTACAACACACTCGATGAGGTCGACGCACTGGTTGCCGCCGTGCGGAAGGCTCAGCAGTTCTTTGGGGTTGCATAG
- the sufC gene encoding Fe-S cluster assembly ATPase SufC, with protein MTTLEIKDLHVEVANPDESGEPIKILKGVDLTIKSGETHAIMGPNGSGKSTLSYAIAGHPKYTVTSGSITLDGEDVLAMSVDERARAGLFLAMQYPVEVPGVSTSNFLRTAATAVRGEAPKLRHWVKEVKESMAELEIDPAFAERNVNEGFSGGEKKRHEILQLSLLKPKIAILDETDSGLDVDALRIVSEGVNRYKERENGGVLLITHYTRILRYIQPEFVHVFVGGRIVAEGGSELADELDANGYVRFTQSATAGA; from the coding sequence ATGACCACCCTGGAAATCAAGGACCTGCACGTCGAGGTCGCCAACCCGGACGAGTCCGGCGAGCCCATCAAGATCCTGAAGGGCGTCGACCTCACCATCAAATCCGGTGAGACGCACGCCATCATGGGCCCCAACGGCTCCGGCAAGTCGACGCTGTCGTACGCGATCGCCGGTCACCCCAAGTACACGGTGACCTCCGGCTCGATCACCCTCGACGGGGAAGACGTGCTGGCCATGTCGGTCGACGAGCGCGCCCGGGCCGGCCTGTTCCTGGCCATGCAGTACCCGGTCGAGGTGCCCGGTGTCTCCACGTCGAACTTCCTGCGTACCGCCGCCACCGCCGTGCGCGGCGAGGCGCCCAAGCTGCGGCACTGGGTCAAGGAAGTCAAGGAGTCGATGGCCGAGCTGGAGATCGATCCGGCCTTCGCCGAGCGCAACGTGAACGAGGGGTTCTCCGGCGGCGAGAAGAAGCGCCACGAGATCCTGCAGCTCAGCCTGCTCAAGCCGAAGATCGCCATCCTGGACGAGACCGACTCCGGCCTCGACGTCGACGCGCTGCGCATCGTCTCCGAAGGGGTCAACCGCTACAAGGAGCGGGAGAACGGTGGCGTGCTGCTGATCACCCACTACACCCGCATCCTGCGCTACATCCAGCCGGAATTCGTGCACGTCTTCGTCGGCGGCCGCATCGTCGCCGAGGGCGGTTCGGAGCTGGCCGACGAACTCGACGCCAACGGCTACGTCCGTTTCACGCAGAGCGCTACCGCAGGAGCCTGA
- the sufD gene encoding Fe-S cluster assembly protein SufD codes for MATGVIGAVEGENPSKPVQNPGATAAINKGEVFTSFDVNAFEVPSGRDEEWRFTPMRRLRGLHDGTAVRDGQATIEVGPVEGVRVETVGRDDARLGTAGTPADRVAAQAYSGFEQATVVSVGAETEVAAPVVVTVTGPGEGKTAYGHLQIRLGNFAVATVVVDQRGSGTYAENVEFVLGDSAKLTVVAVQDWADDAVHATAHHAKLGRDATLRHIAVTLGGDLVRLTGTVRYEGPGGDAELLGLYFADAGQHFEQRLLVDHSQPNCKSNVLYKGALQGDPNSPKGDARTVWVGDVLIRAAAEGTDTFEVNRNLVLTDGARADSVPNLEIETGEIAGAGHASATGRFDDEQLFYLRARGIPEDAARRLVVRGFFQEIIQKIAVPEIRERLESAIEAELAAIGA; via the coding sequence ATGGCGACAGGTGTCATCGGAGCGGTCGAGGGCGAGAACCCCTCGAAGCCGGTCCAGAACCCAGGCGCGACAGCCGCGATCAACAAGGGCGAGGTGTTCACCTCGTTCGACGTGAACGCGTTCGAGGTCCCGTCCGGCCGCGACGAGGAGTGGCGGTTCACCCCGATGCGCCGCCTGCGCGGGCTGCACGACGGCACCGCGGTACGCGACGGGCAGGCCACGATCGAGGTCGGTCCGGTCGAGGGTGTCCGGGTGGAGACCGTCGGGCGCGACGACGCCCGGCTCGGCACCGCCGGCACGCCCGCGGATCGCGTTGCGGCCCAGGCATACTCGGGCTTCGAGCAGGCCACCGTGGTATCCGTCGGCGCGGAGACCGAGGTGGCCGCACCGGTCGTCGTCACGGTCACCGGCCCCGGCGAGGGCAAGACCGCCTACGGCCACCTGCAGATCCGGCTCGGCAACTTCGCCGTCGCCACCGTGGTGGTCGACCAGCGCGGCAGCGGAACCTACGCGGAGAACGTGGAATTCGTGCTCGGCGACAGCGCGAAGCTGACCGTCGTCGCGGTGCAGGACTGGGCCGACGACGCGGTGCACGCGACCGCGCACCACGCGAAGCTCGGCCGCGACGCGACGCTGCGGCATATCGCGGTGACGCTCGGCGGCGACCTGGTCCGGCTGACCGGCACCGTGCGCTACGAGGGTCCCGGCGGCGACGCCGAACTGCTCGGCCTCTACTTCGCCGACGCAGGCCAGCATTTCGAACAGCGGCTGCTGGTCGATCACTCGCAGCCGAACTGCAAGTCCAACGTGCTGTACAAAGGTGCGCTGCAAGGCGACCCGAACTCGCCCAAGGGTGACGCCCGCACGGTGTGGGTCGGCGACGTGCTGATCCGCGCGGCCGCCGAGGGCACCGACACCTTCGAGGTGAACCGCAACCTGGTGCTCACCGACGGCGCGCGCGCCGACTCGGTGCCGAACCTGGAGATCGAGACCGGCGAGATCGCCGGTGCCGGACACGCCTCGGCGACCGGCCGTTTCGACGACGAGCAGCTGTTCTACCTGCGCGCTCGTGGCATCCCGGAGGACGCGGCGCGGCGCCTGGTGGTGCGCGGCTTCTTCCAGGAGATCATCCAGAAGATCGCGGTCCCCGAGATCCGGGAGCGGCTCGAGTCGGCCATCGAGGCCGAGCTCGCCGCGATCGGCGCCTGA
- the sufB gene encoding Fe-S cluster assembly protein SufB: MTTTTDQVQPLTQEETIASLGKYGYGWADSDVAGASAQRGLSEAVVRDISAKKSEPDWMLDIRLKALRIFDRKPMPNWGSNLDGIDFDNIKYFVRSTEKQAATWDDLPEDIKNTYDKLGIPEAEKQRLVSGVAAQYESEVVYHQIREDLEQQGVIFLDTDTALKEHPEIFQEYFGSVIPAGDNKFSALNTAVWSGGSFIYVPPGVHVDIPLQAYFRINTENMGQFERTLIIVDEGAYVHYVEGCTAPIYKSDSLHSAVVEIIVKKGGRCRYTTIQNWSNNVYNLVTKRAKAEAGAVMEWVDGNIGSKVTMKYPAVWMTGEYARGEVLSVAFAGEGQHQDTGAKMLHLAPHTSSNIISKSVARGGGRASYRGLVQVNKGAHGSKSTVKCDALLVDTISRSDTYPYVDIREDDVTMGHEATVSKVSEDQLFYLMSRGMTEDEAMAMVVRGFVEPIAKELPMEYALELNRLIELQMEGAVG; encoded by the coding sequence ATGACGACGACCACCGACCAGGTGCAACCGCTCACCCAGGAAGAGACCATCGCTTCCCTGGGCAAATACGGTTACGGCTGGGCCGATTCGGATGTGGCCGGAGCGAGTGCGCAACGAGGCCTGTCCGAGGCGGTTGTTCGCGACATCTCGGCCAAGAAGAGCGAGCCGGACTGGATGCTCGACATCCGGCTGAAGGCGCTGCGCATCTTCGATCGCAAGCCCATGCCGAACTGGGGTTCCAACCTCGACGGCATCGACTTCGACAACATCAAATACTTCGTGCGCTCCACCGAGAAGCAGGCCGCCACCTGGGACGACCTGCCGGAGGACATCAAGAACACCTACGACAAGCTGGGCATCCCCGAGGCGGAGAAGCAGCGCCTGGTGTCCGGTGTCGCCGCGCAGTACGAGAGCGAGGTCGTCTACCACCAGATCCGCGAGGACCTGGAGCAGCAGGGCGTCATCTTCCTCGACACCGACACCGCGCTCAAGGAGCACCCGGAGATCTTCCAGGAGTACTTCGGCTCGGTGATCCCCGCGGGCGACAACAAGTTCTCCGCGCTGAACACCGCGGTGTGGTCGGGCGGTTCGTTCATCTACGTGCCGCCGGGCGTGCACGTCGACATCCCGCTGCAGGCCTACTTCCGGATCAACACCGAGAACATGGGCCAGTTCGAGCGCACGCTGATCATCGTCGACGAGGGCGCCTACGTGCACTACGTCGAGGGCTGCACCGCGCCGATCTACAAGTCCGACTCGCTGCACTCCGCGGTGGTCGAGATCATCGTGAAGAAGGGCGGCCGCTGCCGCTACACCACCATCCAGAACTGGTCGAACAACGTCTACAACCTGGTCACCAAGCGGGCCAAGGCGGAGGCGGGCGCGGTGATGGAGTGGGTCGACGGCAACATCGGCTCCAAGGTCACCATGAAGTACCCGGCGGTCTGGATGACCGGCGAGTACGCCCGCGGCGAGGTGCTCTCGGTGGCGTTCGCCGGCGAGGGACAGCACCAGGACACCGGCGCGAAGATGCTGCACCTGGCACCGCACACGTCGTCCAACATCATCAGCAAGTCGGTGGCGCGCGGCGGCGGCCGGGCCTCCTACCGGGGTCTGGTGCAGGTCAACAAGGGCGCGCACGGGTCCAAGTCGACCGTGAAATGTGATGCGCTGCTGGTCGATACGATCAGCCGCTCGGACACCTACCCGTACGTCGACATCCGCGAGGACGACGTGACGATGGGGCACGAGGCCACCGTCTCGAAGGTCTCCGAGGACCAGCTGTTCTACCTGATGAGCCGCGGCATGACCGAGGACGAGGCGATGGCGATGGTGGTGCGCGGCTTCGTCGAGCCCATCGCCAAGGAACTGCCGATGGAATACGCGTTGGAACTGAACCGGCTCATCGAGCTGCAGATGGAAGGAGCCGTCGGCTGA
- a CDS encoding helix-turn-helix transcriptional regulator: MKTVGLRKNDEGAGRRAGTASSAAPATVAEGHTRAAIVQLLLEEGPITATAIGTTLGLAPAGVRRHLDALIDSGQARASRSAPWQQKGRGRPAKQYQLTAAGRGQLGHAYDDLAGAAIRQLGEIGGAQAITEFARKRARTIVAGIAPVEEHTPERTEAKAEEIAEAFTEAGFAASTRKVGTGVQICQHHCPVAHVAEEFPQLCAAELEAFRDLLGTHVQRLATIANGDCACTTHVPLLVLPISKTSSETAAQPATVRTNDSGRSAE; the protein is encoded by the coding sequence GTGAAAACCGTGGGTTTGCGGAAAAACGATGAAGGGGCTGGTCGCCGGGCCGGTACCGCGTCGTCCGCTGCGCCCGCCACGGTCGCCGAAGGGCACACTCGCGCGGCCATCGTCCAGCTACTGCTGGAGGAGGGGCCGATCACCGCGACCGCCATCGGCACCACGCTCGGGCTCGCGCCGGCCGGGGTGCGCCGGCACCTCGACGCCCTGATCGACTCCGGTCAGGCCAGGGCGAGCCGGTCCGCGCCGTGGCAGCAGAAGGGCCGCGGCCGTCCCGCCAAGCAGTACCAGCTCACCGCCGCCGGACGCGGACAGCTGGGCCACGCGTACGACGATCTGGCCGGTGCCGCGATCCGCCAGCTCGGCGAGATCGGCGGCGCCCAGGCCATCACCGAGTTCGCCCGCAAACGAGCCAGGACTATCGTGGCCGGGATCGCACCCGTCGAGGAGCACACCCCGGAACGCACCGAGGCCAAGGCCGAGGAGATCGCCGAGGCGTTCACCGAGGCCGGATTCGCCGCCTCCACCCGCAAGGTGGGCACCGGCGTGCAGATCTGCCAGCACCACTGCCCGGTCGCGCACGTCGCGGAGGAGTTCCCGCAGTTGTGCGCGGCGGAACTCGAGGCGTTCCGTGACCTGCTCGGCACCCACGTGCAGCGGCTGGCCACGATCGCCAACGGCGACTGCGCGTGCACCACGCACGTGCCCCTGCTCGTGCTGCCGATCAGCAAGACTTCATCAGAAACCGCTGCACAGCCCGCAACGGTACGAACGAACGACTCCGGAAGGAGTGCCGAATGA
- a CDS encoding TetR/AcrR family transcriptional regulator — protein MVSESRRRIEVAACELLARHGYHGFGLKALSEAAGLPYGSIYHHFPGGKEEIAVAAITGTGTMAGRMIRQAPTDVFATTATLFDFMTRKLAQSDWVDGCAIGTPALDGGSDVEAVREACGTAFDAMEQAFAGLLAELGLSGQAAGELATTVVAAYEGATVLARVRRSDDPLRTVAAAMARLVRITFTEAGLYDAESAAGSTGTGSSDIDAEMPDADFGDPPMAVPSVDGDGVLPDVDARVVAAAAAESADKLPEVDPHS, from the coding sequence ATGGTTTCGGAGTCCAGGCGACGGATCGAGGTCGCCGCGTGCGAATTGCTCGCACGGCACGGGTATCACGGATTCGGCTTGAAGGCGTTGAGCGAGGCGGCCGGCCTGCCCTACGGGTCGATCTATCATCACTTTCCAGGCGGCAAGGAGGAGATCGCGGTGGCCGCGATCACCGGCACCGGCACCATGGCGGGCCGGATGATCCGGCAGGCGCCGACCGACGTCTTCGCCACCACGGCAACGCTTTTCGATTTCATGACCCGCAAGCTGGCGCAGTCCGACTGGGTGGACGGTTGCGCGATCGGCACGCCCGCGCTCGACGGCGGCAGCGATGTCGAGGCGGTCCGGGAAGCCTGCGGCACCGCCTTCGACGCGATGGAGCAGGCCTTCGCCGGGCTGCTTGCCGAGCTGGGCCTGTCCGGGCAGGCCGCGGGGGAGCTGGCCACGACGGTGGTCGCCGCGTACGAGGGCGCGACCGTGCTGGCCCGGGTGCGCCGCTCGGACGACCCGCTGCGCACGGTGGCGGCCGCGATGGCGCGGTTGGTCCGGATCACCTTCACCGAAGCCGGGCTGTACGACGCCGAATCGGCGGCCGGGTCGACCGGCACCGGCTCCTCGGATATCGATGCGGAGATGCCGGACGCCGATTTCGGGGATCCGCCGATGGCGGTGCCCTCGGTCGACGGCGACGGGGTACTGCCGGATGTCGATGCCCGCGTGGTGGCCGCGGCAGCGGCGGAGTCAGCCGACAAACTTCCGGAAGTGGATCCGCACAGCTAA
- the mptB gene encoding polyprenol phosphomannose-dependent alpha 1,6 mannosyltransferase MptB produces MAVLEGARRRTLAFGRRALGLDVPAADHSIAVLHQDESEVPGLNRRELVQLDRIRLMGATGTVLMAISALGIGAQPVHQNPTSGVRVLGIFARAHTGSLAMCMTGTVIVVLAWLLLGRFAIGGIGGSPIHRLTRSQLDRTLLLWIIPLSVAPPMFSNDVYSYLAQSEIAARGIDPYQEGPVAGLGIDNVLTNNVPTIWRDTPAPYGPLFLWIGRGIAELTGDNIIAGVWVHRMLALAGVALIVWALPRLSQRCGVAPVSALWLGAANPLVLFHLVGGVHNDALMLGLMLAGMEFCLRAIEDIHPFDGRAYTWLIAGAIVITMSSSVKFTSIIALGFVGMALARRWGFSVRSVAVAAALLGAIAIGTTLLIGSMSGLGFGWIHTLNVANAVRSWMSLPTVLGIITGFGGVLLGLGDHTTAMISITRPIAAAVAGFIAVRMLVATGIGRLHAVGALGVALGAIVLLFPVVQPWYLLWAIVPLAAWATQPVFRVPAVTFSAIVSLILMPRGAEFEVFQIVGAAIATVIVAVLFIVLTRHALPWRGQTGVSAPSQTPKSYGVTS; encoded by the coding sequence GTGGCGGTACTGGAGGGCGCGCGGCGCAGAACACTGGCATTCGGGCGCCGGGCACTCGGGTTGGACGTGCCCGCCGCCGATCATTCGATCGCGGTCCTGCACCAGGACGAATCCGAAGTGCCCGGCCTCAATCGCCGGGAACTGGTCCAGTTGGACCGGATCCGGCTGATGGGCGCCACGGGCACGGTACTGATGGCGATCAGCGCGCTCGGCATCGGCGCGCAGCCGGTGCACCAGAATCCGACCTCCGGCGTCCGGGTGCTCGGCATCTTCGCCCGCGCGCACACCGGATCGCTGGCCATGTGCATGACCGGCACGGTGATCGTGGTGCTGGCCTGGCTGCTGCTCGGCCGCTTCGCGATCGGCGGCATCGGCGGTTCGCCGATCCACCGGCTCACCCGCTCGCAGCTGGACCGCACGCTGCTGCTGTGGATCATCCCGCTCAGCGTCGCGCCGCCGATGTTCAGCAACGACGTGTATTCCTATCTGGCCCAGAGCGAAATCGCGGCCCGCGGTATCGACCCCTATCAAGAAGGGCCGGTCGCGGGGCTCGGCATCGACAACGTGCTGACCAACAATGTGCCGACCATCTGGCGCGACACCCCCGCACCGTACGGACCGCTGTTCCTGTGGATCGGCCGCGGCATCGCCGAACTCACCGGTGACAACATCATCGCGGGCGTCTGGGTGCATCGCATGCTGGCGCTGGCCGGTGTCGCGTTGATCGTGTGGGCGCTGCCCCGGCTGTCCCAGCGCTGCGGCGTGGCGCCGGTGAGCGCGCTGTGGCTGGGCGCCGCGAATCCGCTGGTGCTGTTCCATCTGGTCGGCGGCGTGCACAACGACGCGCTGATGCTCGGCCTGATGCTGGCCGGCATGGAGTTCTGCCTGCGCGCCATCGAGGACATCCACCCGTTCGACGGCCGGGCCTATACCTGGCTGATCGCCGGCGCCATCGTCATCACGATGTCGTCGTCGGTGAAGTTCACCTCGATCATCGCGCTCGGTTTCGTCGGCATGGCGCTGGCCCGGCGGTGGGGTTTCTCGGTGCGTTCGGTCGCCGTCGCGGCCGCGCTGCTCGGCGCGATCGCCATCGGGACCACGCTGTTGATCGGTTCGATGAGCGGGCTCGGCTTCGGCTGGATCCACACCCTCAACGTGGCCAACGCGGTGCGCAGCTGGATGTCGTTACCGACCGTGCTCGGCATCATCACCGGCTTCGGCGGGGTGCTGCTGGGGCTCGGCGACCACACCACCGCGATGATCAGCATCACCCGCCCGATCGCCGCGGCGGTCGCGGGGTTCATCGCGGTGCGCATGCTGGTCGCGACCGGCATCGGACGGTTGCACGCGGTCGGCGCGCTCGGTGTCGCGCTCGGTGCGATCGTGCTGCTGTTCCCCGTGGTGCAACCCTGGTACCTGCTGTGGGCGATCGTGCCGCTGGCCGCCTGGGCCACCCAACCGGTGTTCCGCGTTCCGGCCGTGACGTTCTCGGCGATCGTGAGCCTCATCCTGATGCCGCGCGGCGCCGAATTCGAGGTGTTCCAGATCGTCGGCGCCGCGATCGCCACGGTCATCGTCGCCGTGCTGTTCATCGTCCTCACCCGGCACGCCCTGCCCTGGCGCGGTCAGACGGGGGTGTCGGCTCCGTCACAGACGCCCAAGTCCTACGGTGTGACATCGTGA
- a CDS encoding ABC transporter ATP-binding protein, producing the protein MTQRSEPAVRVEGVVKRYGETTAVDGLSFDVERAQVLALLGPNGAGKTTTVEMCEGFVAPDAGTVRVLGLDPIADSERLRARIGVMLQGGGAYPGAKAGEMLDLVAAYSADPLDPQWLLRTLGLQDNRATPYRRLSGGQQQRLALACALVGKPEIVFLDEPTAGLDAQARLIVWELIDALRRDGVTVVLTTHVMDEAEQLADQLVIIDHGQIVASGTPAEVTAHGAAGQLRFCAPPKLDLELLKSALPEGFSPRETTPGTYLVEGEITPQVLATVTAWCARVNVLATDIRIDQRRLEDVFLELTGRELRG; encoded by the coding sequence GTGACTCAGCGCAGCGAACCCGCCGTTCGGGTCGAGGGTGTCGTCAAGCGGTACGGCGAGACCACCGCGGTCGACGGTCTCAGCTTCGATGTCGAACGGGCGCAAGTACTTGCGCTGCTCGGACCCAACGGCGCGGGCAAGACCACCACGGTGGAGATGTGCGAGGGCTTCGTCGCACCGGACGCGGGCACGGTGCGGGTGCTCGGGTTGGACCCGATCGCCGATTCGGAGCGGCTGCGCGCGCGCATCGGCGTGATGCTGCAGGGCGGCGGCGCGTACCCGGGCGCGAAGGCGGGCGAGATGCTCGACCTGGTCGCCGCGTATTCGGCCGATCCGCTCGACCCGCAGTGGCTGCTGCGCACGCTCGGCTTGCAGGACAATCGCGCGACGCCCTATCGCCGGCTCTCGGGCGGGCAGCAGCAGCGGCTCGCGCTGGCGTGCGCGCTGGTCGGCAAGCCGGAGATCGTCTTCCTGGACGAGCCGACCGCGGGTCTGGACGCGCAGGCGCGACTCATCGTGTGGGAGTTGATCGATGCGCTGCGCCGCGACGGCGTGACGGTGGTGCTCACCACCCATGTGATGGACGAGGCCGAGCAGCTCGCCGACCAGCTGGTGATCATCGACCACGGGCAGATCGTCGCCTCCGGCACGCCCGCCGAGGTGACCGCGCACGGGGCGGCGGGGCAGCTACGGTTCTGCGCTCCACCGAAACTCGATCTGGAGTTGCTGAAATCGGCACTGCCGGAAGGGTTCTCGCCCCGCGAGACCACGCCGGGCACGTATCTGGTGGAGGGCGAGATCACCCCGCAGGTGCTCGCCACGGTGACCGCCTGGTGTGCCAGGGTGAACGTGCTCGCCACCGACATCCGGATCGATCAGCGCAGACTCGAAGACGTTTTCCTGGAACTGACCGGACGGGAGCTGCGCGGATGA